One Malus domestica chromosome 11, GDT2T_hap1 genomic region harbors:
- the LOC103422543 gene encoding mitochondrial dicarboxylate/tricarboxylate transporter DTC-like isoform X1 gives MEEREENVGMKSLSKSGSSPPPSGSNPRWMQHYWPSVKPFVYGGAAGFFTSFLAFASSATLFYSPSPDIVARFQNTPTFHLFSKENIKIIPRVILANTFIASQLLGLFEILRRKAISTNDGMPPMLHQEAACGLAAGAVAACIRVPLYLHVGYYRAKIGSPNFFAKPWTLADLARYPKIWTKGMGPYVRSRTSLDFGMLASYNPSLRYLKESCGFSQSDAQFGASVISGLCAAACESAFRNVSSLDSALKLLKSRGPLAFCTGIPSSLVIYAPNVMVTWAVLEEIRKQGKSIGG, from the exons atggaagagagagaagagaatgtGGGCATGAAATCCTTGAGTAAATCAGGTAGTAGTCCTCCTCCTTCAGGTTCAAATCCACGGTGGATGCAACATTACTGGCCGTCGGTGAAGCCATTTGTGTACGGTGGAGCTGCTGGGTTTTTTACAAGTTTCCTCGCTTTTGCCAGTTCGGCCACCCTCTTCTATTCCCCATCTCCAGACATTGTCGCTCGCTTTCAAAACACTCCCACATTCCATTTGTTTTCCAAAGAAAACATCAAG ATTATTCCTCGTGTGATTTTGGCTAATACTTTCATTGCGTCTCAACTACTTGGATTATTCGA GATTCTGAGAAGGAAAGCAATTTCTACGAACGATGGAATGCCACCAATGTTACATCAGGAAGCTGCTTGTGGGCTGGCTGCTGGAGCAGTTGCAGCATGTATTAGGGTTCCATTGTATTTGCATGTAGGATACTATAGAGCTAAAATTGGATCACCTAACTTTTTTGCAAAGCCTTGGACATTGGCAGATTTAGCTAGGTACCCAAAAATATGGACAAAAGGAATGGGTCCTTATGTGAGGTCAAGAACCAGCTTAGACTTCGGTATGCTTGCCTCCTATAATCCAAGTCTCCGTTATCTCAAGGAATCCTGTGGTTTCAGCCAATCTGACGCACAATTCG GTGCTAGTGTTATATCAGGTTTGTGTGCTGCAGCATGCGAATCAGCGTTTCGAAATGTTAGCTCCCTGGATTCCGCACTTAAACTTCTAAAATCAAGAGGACCCCTTGCATTCTGTACTGGGATTCCTTCTTCTTTAGTCATTTATGCACCTAATGTCATG GTAACATGGGCTGTTTTAGAAGAAATCAGGAAACAAGGAAAGTCAATAGGAGGATAG
- the LOC103422543 gene encoding mitochondrial dicarboxylate/tricarboxylate transporter DTC-like isoform X2 has translation MEEREENVGMKSLSKSGSSPPPSGSNPRWMQHYWPSVKPFVYGGAAGFFTSFLAFASSATLFYSPSPDIVARFQNTPTFHLFSKENIKIIPRVILANTFIASQLLGLFEILRRKAISTNDGMPPMLHQEAACGLAAGAVAACIRVPLYLHVGYYRAKIGSPNFFAKPWTLADLARYPKIWTKGMGPYVRSRTSLDFGMLASYNPSLRYLKESCGFSQSDAQFGLCAAACESAFRNVSSLDSALKLLKSRGPLAFCTGIPSSLVIYAPNVMVTWAVLEEIRKQGKSIGG, from the exons atggaagagagagaagagaatgtGGGCATGAAATCCTTGAGTAAATCAGGTAGTAGTCCTCCTCCTTCAGGTTCAAATCCACGGTGGATGCAACATTACTGGCCGTCGGTGAAGCCATTTGTGTACGGTGGAGCTGCTGGGTTTTTTACAAGTTTCCTCGCTTTTGCCAGTTCGGCCACCCTCTTCTATTCCCCATCTCCAGACATTGTCGCTCGCTTTCAAAACACTCCCACATTCCATTTGTTTTCCAAAGAAAACATCAAG ATTATTCCTCGTGTGATTTTGGCTAATACTTTCATTGCGTCTCAACTACTTGGATTATTCGA GATTCTGAGAAGGAAAGCAATTTCTACGAACGATGGAATGCCACCAATGTTACATCAGGAAGCTGCTTGTGGGCTGGCTGCTGGAGCAGTTGCAGCATGTATTAGGGTTCCATTGTATTTGCATGTAGGATACTATAGAGCTAAAATTGGATCACCTAACTTTTTTGCAAAGCCTTGGACATTGGCAGATTTAGCTAGGTACCCAAAAATATGGACAAAAGGAATGGGTCCTTATGTGAGGTCAAGAACCAGCTTAGACTTCGGTATGCTTGCCTCCTATAATCCAAGTCTCCGTTATCTCAAGGAATCCTGTGGTTTCAGCCAATCTGACGCACAATTCG GTTTGTGTGCTGCAGCATGCGAATCAGCGTTTCGAAATGTTAGCTCCCTGGATTCCGCACTTAAACTTCTAAAATCAAGAGGACCCCTTGCATTCTGTACTGGGATTCCTTCTTCTTTAGTCATTTATGCACCTAATGTCATG GTAACATGGGCTGTTTTAGAAGAAATCAGGAAACAAGGAAAGTCAATAGGAGGATAG